Proteins encoded by one window of Flexibacter flexilis DSM 6793:
- a CDS encoding beta-ketoacyl-ACP synthase III, producing MSKIRAAITGVQGYVPEYVLTNAELEGMVDTTDEWIVTRTGIKERRILKGENKGASHMAIPAVKALLEKTNTKPEEVDLLICATTTPDMVFPATANIIAAGVGAKNCFSFDLQAACSGFLYTLVTASQYVESGKYKKVVVVGADKMSSIVDYTDRSTCIIFGDGAGAVLLEPTTDGTGLIDYILRSDGTGEPHLHMKAGGSRKPASHETIDARLHTIYQEGSVVFKVAVTNMADTAAELMERNGLVNDDIAFLAPHQANKRIIEATANRTGIPLERVMINIQKYGNTTNATIPLCLWEYEKQLKKGDNIIMAAFGGGFTWGAIYLKWAYDPK from the coding sequence ATGAGTAAAATACGTGCTGCTATCACTGGCGTACAAGGCTATGTGCCTGAGTATGTACTCACCAATGCCGAATTAGAGGGCATGGTAGATACCACTGACGAATGGATTGTTACCCGTACAGGTATCAAGGAAAGACGAATTTTGAAGGGTGAAAACAAAGGTGCTTCGCACATGGCTATCCCTGCTGTAAAGGCTTTGCTTGAAAAAACAAATACCAAACCTGAAGAAGTAGATTTGCTTATCTGTGCCACCACAACCCCTGACATGGTGTTTCCTGCTACGGCTAATATCATTGCCGCAGGTGTTGGTGCAAAAAATTGTTTTAGCTTCGACTTACAGGCGGCTTGTTCTGGCTTTCTTTACACACTTGTTACGGCCTCACAATATGTGGAGAGTGGCAAGTATAAGAAAGTAGTGGTAGTAGGCGCAGACAAAATGTCTTCTATCGTAGATTATACAGACCGTAGCACTTGTATTATTTTCGGCGATGGTGCTGGAGCAGTTTTATTAGAGCCAACTACCGATGGTACTGGTCTGATAGACTACATTTTGCGTTCAGATGGCACAGGTGAACCACACTTGCACATGAAGGCAGGTGGTAGCCGCAAGCCCGCCTCGCACGAAACCATTGACGCACGTTTACATACGATTTATCAAGAAGGTTCGGTCGTATTTAAAGTGGCGGTTACTAACATGGCCGACACCGCAGCCGAGCTCATGGAACGCAACGGACTGGTAAATGATGATATTGCTTTTCTTGCGCCACATCAGGCCAACAAGCGCATCATTGAGGCGACAGCCAATCGCACGGGCATTCCTTTGGAGAGAGTAATGATTAATATCCAGAAGTACGGCAACACGACTAACGCAACGATTCCGTTGTGCCTGTGGGAGTACGAAAAACAATTGAAAAAAGGAGACAATATCATCATGGCGGCTTTTGGCGGTGGCTTCACATGGGGAGCTATCTACCTGAAGTGGGCTTATGATCCTAAATAA
- the accB gene encoding acetyl-CoA carboxylase biotin carboxyl carrier protein — MKPNEIQQLIGAIAASGLEEVNIESEDIKISVKRSPATTVVQTLAAAPVAAPVFTPAPAVAAAPVAATPVVAAAPVAEAKPAAENTANQVTIKSPMIGTFYRSSKPEVPSFVNVGDEIKPGQTVCIVEAMKLFNEIESEISGRIVKILVENASPVEYDQPLFVVEKL; from the coding sequence ATGAAACCAAACGAAATACAACAACTTATAGGTGCAATTGCTGCTTCAGGTCTTGAAGAAGTAAACATTGAGTCGGAAGACATCAAGATTTCTGTAAAACGTAGTCCTGCTACAACCGTAGTACAAACTTTGGCTGCTGCGCCTGTGGCTGCTCCTGTATTTACGCCTGCTCCAGCAGTTGCTGCTGCACCTGTGGCCGCTACTCCAGTAGTTGCTGCTGCGCCTGTAGCCGAAGCAAAACCAGCTGCCGAAAACACAGCTAACCAAGTAACCATCAAATCTCCAATGATTGGTACTTTCTATCGTTCTTCTAAGCCTGAAGTTCCTTCTTTTGTGAACGTAGGTGACGAAATCAAACCTGGGCAAACAGTTTGCATCGTGGAAGCAATGAAACTTTTCAACGAAATTGAAAGCGAAATTTCTGGCCGTATCGTAAAGATTTTGGTAGAAAATGCTTCACCTGTGGAATACGACCAACCTTTGTTCGTCGTAGAAAAACTATAA
- the accC gene encoding acetyl-CoA carboxylase biotin carboxylase subunit has product MFKKILIANRGEIALRIIRTCREMGIKTVAVYSTADKDSLHVRFADEAVCIGPPVSKQSYLNIANIIAAAEITNADAIHPGYGFLSENAEFSKVCRDYNIKFIGATPEQINAMGDKATAKATMKLAGVPTIPGSEGLLGSVQEGLELANKVKYPIILKATAGGGGRGMRVVRNDDEFEKAWNDAKTEAGAAFGNDGLYLEKYIEEPRHIEIQIVGDQFGKVCHLSERDCSIQRRHQKLVEETPSPIVSDELREKMGQAAVKGASHIGYEGAGTIEFLVDKYGEFYFMEMNTRIQVEHPITEEVTDFDLIKEQIKVAAGIPISGRNYYPKVHAIECRINAEDPINGFRPSPGKITNLNIPGGHGVRVDTHVYAGYTIPPNYDSMIAKLIVSAQTREEALVRMKRALQEFVIEGIKTTIPFHIKLMDDPSFKEGKFNTAFLETFDFSDL; this is encoded by the coding sequence ATGTTCAAAAAAATACTTATTGCTAATCGTGGCGAAATTGCCTTGCGCATTATTCGTACTTGCCGCGAAATGGGCATCAAAACAGTAGCCGTGTACTCAACTGCCGACAAGGACAGTTTGCACGTGCGTTTTGCAGACGAAGCCGTTTGTATTGGGCCTCCCGTAAGCAAACAATCCTACCTTAACATCGCCAACATTATTGCTGCTGCCGAAATCACAAACGCTGACGCTATTCACCCTGGCTATGGTTTTTTGTCGGAAAATGCAGAGTTCTCGAAAGTTTGCCGCGATTATAATATCAAGTTTATCGGTGCAACGCCAGAGCAAATCAACGCAATGGGCGATAAGGCAACGGCTAAAGCAACCATGAAATTAGCTGGAGTACCTACTATTCCAGGTTCGGAAGGTTTGCTTGGCTCGGTGCAAGAAGGCTTAGAACTTGCCAACAAAGTAAAATATCCGATTATCCTAAAAGCAACAGCAGGCGGAGGCGGACGCGGTATGCGTGTAGTTCGCAACGACGACGAGTTTGAAAAAGCTTGGAACGATGCCAAAACAGAAGCTGGTGCGGCTTTCGGTAACGACGGTCTTTACTTAGAAAAATATATCGAAGAACCTCGCCACATCGAAATTCAAATCGTAGGCGACCAATTCGGGAAAGTATGCCACCTTTCAGAACGCGATTGCTCTATCCAACGCCGTCACCAAAAATTGGTAGAAGAAACGCCTTCGCCAATCGTAAGCGACGAGCTTCGCGAGAAAATGGGACAAGCTGCCGTAAAAGGTGCTTCTCATATTGGTTATGAAGGTGCTGGTACTATCGAGTTTTTGGTGGACAAATACGGTGAGTTTTATTTCATGGAAATGAACACTCGTATTCAGGTAGAACACCCTATTACTGAAGAAGTTACGGATTTCGACCTTATCAAAGAACAAATCAAAGTAGCGGCTGGCATTCCAATTTCGGGACGTAACTATTACCCGAAAGTTCACGCCATTGAGTGCCGTATCAATGCCGAAGACCCAATCAATGGCTTCCGTCCGTCGCCAGGCAAAATCACGAATTTGAATATACCTGGTGGTCATGGCGTGCGCGTAGATACACATGTTTACGCAGGTTATACCATTCCGCCAAACTACGATTCAATGATTGCCAAACTAATCGTAAGTGCGCAAACACGCGAAGAAGCATTGGTTCGTATGAAACGTGCATTGCAAGAGTTTGTAATTGAAGGAATCAAAACAACTATTCCGTTCCACATCAAGCTCATGGACGACCCCTCGTTCAAAGAAGGTAAATTTAATACCGCATTCCTTGAAACCTTCGATTTCTCGGATTTATAA
- a CDS encoding phosphatidylserine decarboxylase family protein, whose amino-acid sequence MTIHKEGYTSLAIALVFGAVLYAAARFGLPDYPVVHTVALSIAILVFLIVLQFFRSPTKNIVRNANHVLAPADGKVVVIEEIFEPEHLKTNCIQVSIFMSPINVHSNLNPVAGVVSYFKYHPGKYLVAWHPKASTENERTTVAVRMDNGVEVLFRQIAGALAKRIVWYVKEGQTVEQGAEFGFIKFGSRVDIYLPLGTKIDVKIGDKTTGGESVIAHFN is encoded by the coding sequence ATGACAATCCACAAAGAAGGCTATACATCATTAGCGATTGCGTTGGTTTTTGGTGCGGTACTTTATGCGGCTGCACGCTTTGGTTTGCCAGATTACCCCGTAGTGCACACTGTTGCGCTCTCTATCGCCATTTTGGTGTTTTTAATTGTATTACAATTTTTCCGTAGCCCTACAAAAAATATTGTGCGTAATGCTAATCATGTGTTAGCTCCCGCCGACGGAAAAGTAGTGGTAATTGAAGAAATATTTGAGCCTGAGCATCTTAAAACAAATTGTATTCAGGTTTCTATTTTTATGTCTCCCATCAACGTACACTCCAACTTAAACCCAGTGGCGGGCGTGGTGAGTTATTTCAAATATCACCCAGGCAAATATTTGGTAGCGTGGCATCCGAAAGCCAGCACCGAAAACGAACGTACAACCGTAGCCGTGCGCATGGACAATGGCGTGGAAGTATTGTTCAGACAAATTGCGGGGGCTTTGGCCAAACGTATCGTATGGTACGTGAAAGAAGGCCAAACCGTAGAACAAGGTGCTGAATTTGGTTTTATTAAATTCGGTTCGCGCGTGGATATTTACTTGCCTTTAGGTACGAAAATAGACGTTAAAATCGGCGATAAAACCACAGGTGGCGAAAGTGTAATTGCACACTTTAATTAA
- a CDS encoding DUF3817 domain-containing protein: MNKFLYNHRDRFRGIALLEGISYILLLFVAMPLKYIWQMPAAVRAVGMAHGVLFVVYVLALLLAATERKWSLVKSVKLFLASLIPFGAFVADKWIMQEENK, encoded by the coding sequence ATGAATAAATTTTTATATAATCATCGCGACCGTTTCAGAGGAATTGCATTGTTAGAAGGAATTTCTTACATCTTGCTTCTTTTTGTAGCAATGCCTTTAAAATACATATGGCAAATGCCCGCCGCAGTAAGAGCAGTGGGCATGGCGCATGGCGTGTTGTTTGTAGTGTACGTGTTAGCTTTGCTTTTGGCGGCTACCGAACGCAAATGGTCATTGGTTAAGTCTGTAAAATTGTTTTTGGCTTCGCTTATTCCGTTTGGCGCATTTGTGGCCGACAAATGGATTATGCAAGAAGAGAATAAATAA
- a CDS encoding group III truncated hemoglobin, with protein MRTLESREDIELMVNEFYNKVREDTLIGPIFNHIAHVNWETHLPKMYDFWENILFGTGNYKGSPMLPHLRLSMITPMTSVHFDRWKKLFYETIDEHFEGDNAANAKLRAENIAEVMLYKVSVNQLLIHNKTIE; from the coding sequence ATGAGAACACTCGAAAGCCGCGAAGATATAGAACTGATGGTCAATGAGTTCTATAATAAAGTACGAGAAGATACACTGATCGGTCCAATCTTCAACCACATAGCTCATGTTAATTGGGAGACGCATTTGCCCAAGATGTATGACTTTTGGGAGAATATATTGTTCGGAACGGGAAATTATAAAGGTAGTCCCATGCTGCCGCACTTGCGGTTGAGTATGATTACGCCCATGACTTCCGTGCATTTTGATCGTTGGAAAAAACTTTTCTATGAAACCATAGACGAGCATTTTGAAGGAGATAACGCCGCCAATGCCAAGCTACGCGCCGAAAATATAGCAGAAGTTATGTTGTATAAAGTATCTGTAAACCAGTTGCTTATACACAACAAAACGATCGAATAA